The Acidobacteriota bacterium genomic sequence GGCGCTGCGCGATGGCGGCTATGGGACGAGTCTCGGACAAAATTATCTTGAGCAAGGGCAATATGCCGAAGCGATGGTGTCAACCGGCGCGGAACCTGAGTTGATTGATACGACGATTCCCGACGTGACCTTTAACGAAGCGACCGGCAGTTTCTTTTCCGCAGGCGTAGAGAAAAAAACAGGGGCGAACAAATTTTTCGGACAGCGGTTTAATTCAGCGGCAGAATTAAGCGATGCGGCAAAGCGTGAATTGATTGCCGCGCTTGGCGGCAGTTTGACGCCGATTGATTTTGATGGCGATGGCGACCTTGATTTATTTGAAGTGACGCCGAGCGCGCAAAAACTTTATCGCAACGACAAAGGCAAGTTTGTTGATGTGAGCAAAGATTCAGGGCTTGCTTTATCCAACCCTCAGACAATAGCCATCGGCGCGGTTGCCGGTGATTATGATAATGACGGACGCGCTGACCTTTTCGTTTTGCGACTGGGCGGCAACGCGCTTTACCACAACGACGGCAACAGCAAATTCTCAGACGCTACACCAACCGCGAAGATTCCAGCATTCAATCCGCTTGCGATTTCCGCCGCGCTTGTCGATGTTGACCACGATGGCGACCTTGATATTTTTATTGCCGGGTTTGCCGACCTCAATAAACCGACCAAGTCAACCGGCGCATTAACCTTTCCTGATGACTTTGCCGCAGCGCCCAATCAACTGCTCAGAAATAATGGCAACGGCACCTTCACGGATAACAGTGAAGCCGCGAAACTGGCTACAGGAGCCGGTCACGCGGTAGCCGTCGTGCCAACCGATTATAATAACCGTCGTGATGTGGATTTGTTACTGGTAAATTATGACGCGCCGCCGACGCTTTACAGCAATCAACGCGATGGCAGCTTTAAAGATGTCACAAGTGAAGTCGGACTCACGATGAAAGGGCGGTTCACCTGCGTGGCGGCAGGCGATATTAATAAGGACAGTTTCACCGATTTCTATTTTGGCGAAGCAAGTGGCGCAGGCTTTTTTGCCCTGAGCAATCGGCGTGGCGGCTTTACCATGACTGCCGCAAGCGCGGGGATAGAAGGCGCGAGCGCGGCGCAATTTGTCGATTACGATAACGATGGCTTGCTCGATTTAATTGCGATTGCCGGCGGCAAATTGCGCGTTTGGAGAAATCTCGGCAACAACTGGCAAAACGTTACCGACCGCGCCGTGGCAAAAAATTTTGCGATGAGTGTGCCGACCAGTGATTCGCCGCATCGGTTTGCGGCGGCTGATTTGGACAGTGATGGCGATACCGATTTGCTGTTGCACATAACGCCCGAACAAATCAAAGTGGCGCGCAATGATGGCGGCAATCGCAACCGCTCGCTGCGCATCAACCTTGCCGGAAAAATCAGCAATCGTAGCGGCGTCGGCGCAAAAGTCGAAATGCGCGCCGGAAGTTTGCAACAAAAAATCGAAACCGCTTCCGCCGTTCCCGCTGCGCAACCCGCCGATGTGTTGTTCGGCTTGGGCAAACGCGCCGCCGCAGACACCGTGCGCGTATTGTGGACCTCGGGGATTTTACAATCGGAAACCGAAACGCCGCGCGCCGCAAATATCAACGCCCAGACCATGTCAATCACTGAGGTTGACCGCAAACCTTCGTCCTGTCCGTATCTCTATACCTGGAATGGCGAACGCTTTGAATTCATCACCGATTTTATGGGCGGCGGGGAAATGGGTTACTGGGAAGCGCCGGAGGTTTACAATCATCCAGACCCCGTTGAATATACGCGCATACGCGACGAGCAATTGAAAGCGCGCAACGGAATTTTTGAACTTCGCGTCACCAATGAACTCGAAGAGGTATTGTTTGTCGATAATCTCAAATTGATGGCGATTGCTCATCCATCGAACATCGAAGTTTTTCCCAACGAAGGCATGACGAGTCCGCCGCGTGAATTTAAATTGTTCACCACACGCAACGCGCAACCGCCGGTGTCGGCAGTCGATGATAAAGGGCAGGATGTGCTGGCGCGAATTGCGAAGATGGATAGAAGTTATCCCGATAATTTTACGCTGCACCGCATACGCGGTTATGCCGAAACCCATTCACTGACCTTGAATTTAGGTGAAGCCAGCAGCAAAAAAACTTTGCTGCTGCTCACAGGGTGGACGGATTACGCTTTTTCAAGCGATAACGTGGCGGCGCATCAAGCAGGGTTGACGATGCAACCGCCAGGTTTACAAGTGAAAGATAAAGACGGCAACTGGCAAACCGTGATGGAGGTTGGTATTCCGGTCGGGCGTCCGCAAACCATTGTGCTTGATTTAAGCGGGAAATTTCTGACCGCCAGCCGTGAGGTTCGCATTGTGACCAATATGCGAATTTACTGGGATCAGATTCTGGTCGACAGGGCAGGTGTATTGGCGCAACCGCGAATCGAGTGGTTGAAAGCATTGACAGCGAAACTCAGTTGGCGCGGGTTTTCAGCGGAAGTTACCCCGGATGGTCGCGAACCTTACACCTATGATTACCAGCGCGTGACCTTAACTTCGCCGTGGAAAACCTTCGCCGGGCGGTACACGCGAGAAGGTGATGTTCGCACACTACTTGCGCGCACCGACGATCTATTTGTGATTGCGCGTCCGGGCGATGAAATTGCGCTCGCTTTTGATGCTAAAAAACTAGCACCTTTGCCGAAAGGCTGGAAACGCGCGTTTTTACTCTATTCGGATGGTTACAGCAAAGAGATGGATATTCATTCCGCAAGCCCGGATGCGGTAACGCCTCTGCCTTTTCACGCGATGAAAAAATATCCTTATGAAGATATGCAAACTTATCCACAAACGGCGGTGCATCGCGATTATCTCAAGCGGTTTAATACGCGGGTTGTCGGTTCGCCGCTGCCGCGCATCGAAGCCCCGCTTGCTGCAAAATTTCTGGAAAGCGGAAGTCGTTGAATAACGGTTGGCAATATCGGTACGGGAAATGCGCTGAAAAATATGGCGTTTTATTGATCTGGTAGATGGGTAAATTTTTTGAATGATTTGCACGCGTTCAGACTGGCATCGCTATTTTCTCTCGGAGGTGAGCGGGTGAATGGCAATTGGGGTGATGGTCGTTGGAATGCCGTTATCGACGGCGACCTTTAATAAAATTTGATAATAACGTGGCGGTTCGTTGCCGGTATCCAAGGTTCGCAGGCGTTGATTCAGGGCGCTCAGATAGTTTTCACCGGCGACATACTCAGCCGCCGCCTGTGTGCCTTCGCTATGGATGCCTGCTAACACCATCACCGTGTCTTTTTCCGAGATATTCGGTTTCACGGTAATCAACGCGTAATCTTCAATCAATCGACCATAATTGTCGAATTGGGGTTTGTATTCGCCCTCTTCACCGGGTTGTTGATTGTGATTTTCGATAGTGGCGCGATTCGTATAA encodes the following:
- a CDS encoding FG-GAP-like repeat-containing protein, with product MTAPVLLQSNDATKPNLSVREDAYRANNLGVALLEQFKHKEASEEFRRALKINPQLYAARINLAIALYNVPDVEGALTEIKAAAEVAPDAPQVQFMFGLIARNQSRPEDAIAAFQKVLKADPLDVASNINLAQLYMQQRKFDDAIKLLREALRIEPYNITATYNLAIALTRSGVREEGQPMMARFLALRDGGYGTSLGQNYLEQGQYAEAMVSTGAEPELIDTTIPDVTFNEATGSFFSAGVEKKTGANKFFGQRFNSAAELSDAAKRELIAALGGSLTPIDFDGDGDLDLFEVTPSAQKLYRNDKGKFVDVSKDSGLALSNPQTIAIGAVAGDYDNDGRADLFVLRLGGNALYHNDGNSKFSDATPTAKIPAFNPLAISAALVDVDHDGDLDIFIAGFADLNKPTKSTGALTFPDDFAAAPNQLLRNNGNGTFTDNSEAAKLATGAGHAVAVVPTDYNNRRDVDLLLVNYDAPPTLYSNQRDGSFKDVTSEVGLTMKGRFTCVAAGDINKDSFTDFYFGEASGAGFFALSNRRGGFTMTAASAGIEGASAAQFVDYDNDGLLDLIAIAGGKLRVWRNLGNNWQNVTDRAVAKNFAMSVPTSDSPHRFAAADLDSDGDTDLLLHITPEQIKVARNDGGNRNRSLRINLAGKISNRSGVGAKVEMRAGSLQQKIETASAVPAAQPADVLFGLGKRAAADTVRVLWTSGILQSETETPRAANINAQTMSITEVDRKPSSCPYLYTWNGERFEFITDFMGGGEMGYWEAPEVYNHPDPVEYTRIRDEQLKARNGIFELRVTNELEEVLFVDNLKLMAIAHPSNIEVFPNEGMTSPPREFKLFTTRNAQPPVSAVDDKGQDVLARIAKMDRSYPDNFTLHRIRGYAETHSLTLNLGEASSKKTLLLLTGWTDYAFSSDNVAAHQAGLTMQPPGLQVKDKDGNWQTVMEVGIPVGRPQTIVLDLSGKFLTASREVRIVTNMRIYWDQILVDRAGVLAQPRIEWLKALTAKLSWRGFSAEVTPDGREPYTYDYQRVTLTSPWKTFAGRYTREGDVRTLLARTDDLFVIARPGDEIALAFDAKKLAPLPKGWKRAFLLYSDGYSKEMDIHSASPDAVTPLPFHAMKKYPYEDMQTYPQTAVHRDYLKRFNTRVVGSPLPRIEAPLAAKFLESGSR